GAAGGCAGAACGAAAATATCACTGGCAGCGAGGATTCTTTCAGGATCATCGCGGAATCCGGTCAGGATTACCCTTCTGTCAAGATCATTTGATCTGATCGCCTTCCTGACTGCTTCAAAAGTGGTTGAGTCCCTGTCAGCGGCTGTAGTAGAGTCGCCTGTTATTACCAGTGTGAGATCCTTGTGAGCAGTGGCAAGAGGGATGAATGAATCGATCAGGTCGAGGATACCTTTTTCCTTTACGATCCTCCCGATAAAACTTACCACAACGGAATCGATGCTGATGCCGAGTTCCTTTCTGATTTCCGACCGGATGTCGGCATCTGGCGCGAAAAGATCGGTGTCGACGCCATTTCCTATATGAAGGATCCTGGATGGTGAAAGAAAACTGGTATTAAGGGCCTTGTCGGTGTCCTCGATGCTCTGACAGAAAAGATAATCCGTTGCCAGTCTTCCCGCCGAGAATTCGGCGAGTTCGAAGACGAGTCTTTTATAAAGTCTCATATTCTCATGAAAGTAAAATCCATGCGCCGTATATATTATTTCAGGCACACCTGCAAGCCGCGCTGCCAACCGGCCGGTGAACGCCGCTACCGGGGTATGAAGATGGACGATATCATATTTCTCGTTTTTCAGTAGGCGGTAGATATTTTTAACCGCCTTGAGGATATTTCCCGGTGACATGCTTCTTTCGATCCCGATGTCGTGGAAATTGAATCCAAGCGATTCAAGGTACGCCGGTGTCCCATCGCCCAGATCAGCCGCCGCGGCGTCGACATGGCAACCGTTTTTCAGCAACTCCTTCATCAGTGGAAGCATAAGTTTTTTTATCGCCAGATCGATCGTTGCTACCTGCAGGATCCTCGGCCGTCCTGTCTCTCGATTTATTTCAGGTAATCCCATCTGAAGTCCCCTTCTTTTCTGAACGTTCGGCCGCCCGGCCGGACAAGACCCTCGTGTGTCGTGACTAAAGTCCTTTTATATCAATTTCTTTCGGCAGGAAGTATGGGTGGTTTAGGGAATTCTTGTTGACAGTCAGGAAAACCCTGTCATATCTTTCACCTGTACGGAGCAAGCAGGAAGGTGGATCTGATGGATCAGGACCTGGTAATCGCGATTACGGCGGCTATTCAGTCTTACATTGATACTGAATCTGTCGAAAAGAAAAGAAGATTCGGCCCCCAACTCAGTCCGTGGAAGATGGGTTCGCGCCGTGAGACGATGACAAAACGTACTCTTGCTGTCAGGGGAAACCCCGGCACGGTCAGATTACGTAGATTTTCCCTGATATAAAAACAATCTGCACAAAGATGGGGATGGGGTAAAAGATGTCTGCCGGTGAGAAAAAATTAAAAAGAAGAGTTCCGCTGGGAATCACGGACACGACGTTCAGGGATGGTCATCAGTCTATTCTGGCCACTCGTTTTCGAACGGAAGATATGCTTCCGATAGCGGACAAGATGGATCAGGTCGGATTCCATTCAATGGAAGTATGGGGTGGAGCCACCTTTGACGTTGCCACGAGGTTCCTGAATGAAGATCCATGGATTCGGTTGACTGAATTGAAGAAAAGGATCAAAAAAACACCGCTTCAGATGTTGCTGAGAGGTCAGAACCTTGTCGGTTACCGCAACTACGCTGATGATGTCCTGGAGCTTTTTATACATGAGGCGGCGGAAGCGGGGATAGATATTTTCAGGGTATTTGACGCGTTGAATGACGAACGCAATTTCGAGGCGTCATTCAGAGTGATAAAGGAGACAGGCAAACATATACAGGGGACTATTTCCTACTCACTGACCGAAAAGCGGCTTGGTGGAGAGGTCTTTACGCTCGACTACTACGTCAACAAGGCGAAAGCTCTTGAGAATATGGGCGCCGATTCTCTCTGCATAAAGGATATGGCCGGACTTCTTAATCCCTACGACGCGTATGACCTGGTGAAGACCCTGAAGAAAAAGATTTCCATTCCTGTTCATCTGCATTGCCACTACACCAGTGGCATGGCGTCGATGACGTATATGAAAGCGGTCGAAGCGGGTGTCGATGTCCTCGATTGCGCGCTTGCTCCATTCGGGCTGAGGACATCCGAACCGGCGGTCGAACCGATGGTCGCCGCTCTCGCCGATACTGACAGAGATCCCGGTCTCGACCTGGAGAAACTGTTTGAACTTGGCAATTATGTCGAAAAAGTCGCGCCGAAATACAGGCGTTTCCTCAATACGACGAGGATGGCTATTATAGATACAGGCGTACTCGAGCATCAGATACCGGGAGGCATGCTCACCAATCTGGTAAGCCAGCTGAAGGAAGCTGATGCGCTAGACAGGCTCCAGGAAGTCTATGATGAACTTCCGCTGACGCGAAAGGAACTCGGTTATCCTCCGCTCGTCACTCCGACGAGCCAGATCGTCGGTATTCAGTCAGTCCAGAACGTGCTTTTCGGGCGCTACAAGATGATAAGTGGACAGGTCAAGGATTATGCGTATGGACTCTATGGAAAACCTCCGGTCGAGATGGATCCGAAAGTCCGAAAAATGGCGTTAAAAGGATATCCCAGAGGGGAGACTCCGATCACATGCAGAGCTGCCGATATGCTCGAACCGGAACTGGATAAGGCTCGCGAAGCTGTCAAGGGACTCGCAAGGGACAACAGGGACCTTCTCATTTACGCGCTCTATCCGACGACCGGCATGAGATTTCTTCGCTGGAAGTATGGTCTCGAAGAACCTCCCGCCGAGTTGAGGCCGGTGACACTCGACGATGTCGAACGGGAAGATGAGATGCTCGCGAATGTCAAGTCGGGGAATGTCAAGATATCATCCTCTGCCGGCGCGCCGGCAAAAGGGGCGGGCCTGAGAGCATTCAACGTGTTTGTCGGAGGGCAGCATTATAATATCGAAGTCGAGGAAGTCGGTGGAAAGCCGCGAGCTCGTTCGATCGGAGATACTGCCCCGATCGTAAAGAAGGAGACGAAACGGGAAAAGGCTCGAAAGAAAACGGAAAAAAGCGCGGATGCTCCTTCATCGGAGACAATCGGGTCTGAACTCGCCTTCACAGCTCCCATGCCGGGAATGGTCGTAAGTTTTGAAGTCAAGGAAGGTGACAATGTAAGCGAGGGGGATGTCCTGGTCATTCTCGAAGCGATGAAGATGCAGAACAGCCTTACTTCGAACGTAAGTGGAACAATCAGGTCGTTGAAGGTGGCTCCCGGGAAGTCCGTCGAGAAGAACCAGGTGCTGCTTACGATCTCTCAATAAAACGGGGTGCGGAGAATCGCTTTATCTATGAATATTGACAACAGGCTTAAAATACATCCGATACTGCCGATTAAGGACAGAAAAGAGATTTCATTCACATTTAACGGCAAGAGTCTGCGGGCACTTGAAGGTGAAGTCGTAACTTCCGCCTTATATGCCAATGGTATCAGGATATTCGGGCATCACACAAGGGACGGGGCTCCACAAGGGATATTCTGCGTCAATGGTCAGTGCAGCCAGTGCATGGTCATCGTCAATGGAAGGATCGTCAAGGGATGTATGACTGTGCTCGAGGAAGGGATGCGGGTCGAAAGCTGCGAAGGATCCCCGGTTCTTCCGGCTGACGACTTCCCCGGGGAATTTACCGATTGCGATGAGATCGAGACGGATGTCCTCGTGATCGGGGCCGGCCCGGCGGGAATCAATGCGGCGATCGAACTCGGAAATCTCGGAGCGAAAGTCCTCCTTATCGATGACAAGAATGAACCCGGCGGAAAACTCACCTTACAGACTCACCCTTTTTTCGGTTCGCGGGATGATTGTTATGCCGGCACAAGAGGGATCGATATCGCCGATCTGATGACCAGGCAGCTTGATTCCCTCGATTCGGTGTCTGTCTTGACCGGAACGACCGCTGTGGGAGTATTCAGTGACAGGAAAATCGGATTATACCGTGGAGATGAATATTTCTTTGTGTTGCCCAGGATCGTGCTGGTAGCATGCGGCGCAAGGGAAAAGACGCTCGCCTTCCCAGGATGCGATATGCCCGGGGTGTACGGAGCGGGTGCTTTTCAGACATTGCTGAACAGGGACCTGGTAAAACCGGCCGAAAGGCTGTTCATAGTCGGCGGTGGCAATGTGGGGTTGATAACGGGGTATCACGCTGTCCAAGCCGGCATAAAGGTCGTCGGGCTGGTCGAAGCACTGTCCAGATGCGGCGGTTACAAAGTGCACCTGGATAAGCTGAGACGCCTGGGG
This genomic window from Candidatus Krumholzibacteriota bacterium contains:
- a CDS encoding pyruvate carboxylase subunit B; amino-acid sequence: MSAGEKKLKRRVPLGITDTTFRDGHQSILATRFRTEDMLPIADKMDQVGFHSMEVWGGATFDVATRFLNEDPWIRLTELKKRIKKTPLQMLLRGQNLVGYRNYADDVLELFIHEAAEAGIDIFRVFDALNDERNFEASFRVIKETGKHIQGTISYSLTEKRLGGEVFTLDYYVNKAKALENMGADSLCIKDMAGLLNPYDAYDLVKTLKKKISIPVHLHCHYTSGMASMTYMKAVEAGVDVLDCALAPFGLRTSEPAVEPMVAALADTDRDPGLDLEKLFELGNYVEKVAPKYRRFLNTTRMAIIDTGVLEHQIPGGMLTNLVSQLKEADALDRLQEVYDELPLTRKELGYPPLVTPTSQIVGIQSVQNVLFGRYKMISGQVKDYAYGLYGKPPVEMDPKVRKMALKGYPRGETPITCRAADMLEPELDKAREAVKGLARDNRDLLIYALYPTTGMRFLRWKYGLEEPPAELRPVTLDDVEREDEMLANVKSGNVKISSSAGAPAKGAGLRAFNVFVGGQHYNIEVEEVGGKPRARSIGDTAPIVKKETKREKARKKTEKSADAPSSETIGSELAFTAPMPGMVVSFEVKEGDNVSEGDVLVILEAMKMQNSLTSNVSGTIRSLKVAPGKSVEKNQVLLTISQ
- a CDS encoding glycosyltransferase family 4 protein → MGLPEINRETGRPRILQVATIDLAIKKLMLPLMKELLKNGCHVDAAAADLGDGTPAYLESLGFNFHDIGIERSMSPGNILKAVKNIYRLLKNEKYDIVHLHTPVAAFTGRLAARLAGVPEIIYTAHGFYFHENMRLYKRLVFELAEFSAGRLATDYLFCQSIEDTDKALNTSFLSPSRILHIGNGVDTDLFAPDADIRSEIRKELGISIDSVVVSFIGRIVKEKGILDLIDSFIPLATAHKDLTLVITGDSTTAADRDSTTFEAVRKAIRSNDLDRRVILTGFRDDPERILAASDIFVLPSYREGLPRSICEAMSSGLPVIATAIRGCREQVDDGINGFLFPPGNIHLLRGAIEDLALHRGKRLIMGEKAREKALTIFREEDVIERQMKIYRHILQERLRRPIPVIPVIEKEKTGESIPV